One bacterium HR11 genomic window, TACGGTCCTGGGTCTTATCCTTGGCCATCGTCAGGATCAGCGTGTCACCGATGGGCTCCCGGTCCGGGAACACGACGGCCAGGTCGAGGATCTTCTTCTTCATCAGGGTTTCGACCAGCTCCGGGGTCACCTCGGAGGCGACCGCGGCCAGGACCTCCCCGGTCTTGGGGTCGACGACGTCCTCGGCCAAGTACGCCCGACGGAACAGGAGCCGGGTCCGGGCCATCACGGTCTTGACGCCGGCCGCCAGGGCCTCTTCCAGGCGGGGTCGGGTCAACCGCTCCATGGCGGGGACGATCACGTGGCTCTTCTTTTTCGGATGGACGACGTCCTGGAGGACCCGGACGTTGACCAGCCGGTCCGTCAGCTCGACCTCGATGGCCTCCTCGTGAAGGCGGACGTGGTGAATCTGGTAAAAGCGCTGGAGGATCGCCTGGTTGCTCTCAAGGCCAAAGGCTTTCAAGAGGACCGTGCCCGGGACTTTCTTCCGGCGGTCGATACGGGCATGCAGGATGCCCCGACGGTCGTACATCAGCTCGATCCAGGCCCCGTAATAGGGGAGGACCTCGGCCAGGTAGGACCGCCGGCCGATCTGACGGAAGTACGCCCCCGGCGACCGGTGGAGCTGGCTGACGATGACCCGCTCGGTCCCGTTGATGATGAAGGTCCCGAACTCGGTCATCAGGGGGATCTCACCGAAGTAAACGAGCTGTTCCTTCACCTCTTTGGGTCGGCCCGCCTCCCGGTCCTCGGGCGTCTCGAACAGGGACAGTCGCAAGCGGACCCGCAGGGGTGCCGAGTAGGTCGCGCCCCGCTCCTTGCATTCCCGGTCCGTGTAGCGGTTCTTCAGGTGGACGTAAGTCTGGCACTTGGGACAGACCTGGAGGACTTCCCGGTTCAGGGTGCCGCACTGGGGGCACACGACGCTGTCGCCTTCCTCGGGGTTGACGGGGATCCGGGCTCCACAGCCGTCGCAGGTCGTCCGGAGGTACTCGAGGCCCTTAAGGTGACCGCAGAGACACTCCCACACGCCGACCGTGTAGTCGACGAAGTCGAGCTGGCAGATACCCCGGTAGTCGACGATGGGGAAGATCTGCTTAAAGACGGCCTGGAGGCCGACGTCCTGGCGCTCCTCGGGCAGAAGGTCCATCTGAAGGAACTCTTGGTACGAACGCCGTTGGAGCTCCATCAGATGGGGGAGCGGCAGGTCCGACGAAATGCGGGCAAACGAGTAGCGCCCGCTTTCCGTGCGGTGGTATCGTTCCCATACGGACTGGCTCATAGCCTCTCCCATCCGACAGGAGTTGAGGGGCGGAGCAGGTAGCCGACCTTACTTGGACGTGATCTCGACGGTGGCGCCCGCCTGCTCCAGTTTCTTCTTGAGGTCCTCGGCCTCTTCCCGCGTGAGGCCCTCCTTGATGGTCTTGGGCGCCGCATCGACCAGGGCCTTCGCTTCCTTCAGGCCCAGCTCCGGGAAGATCTCCCGCAAGACCTTGATGAGCTGGACTTTCTGCTGACCGGCGTCCTTGATGACGACGCTGTATGTGACGACTTTCTCCTCTTCGGCCGCCGCGGCCGGCGCTCCGGCAGCGACGGGCACCGCCATCGGCACGGCGGCCGCCGCCTGGACGCCCCACCGTTGCTCGAGGTCCTTGACGAGTTCGACGAGCTGGGTGACGGTCAGGCTACTCAGGTACTCGATGACCTGCTCCTTCGTCAGCTCGGCCATGGGACCACCTCCTTCTTGGGCAGGCTCTTGAGCCCGTTGGGCTTGGGCCTGATGTAAGACGGCTAAAAATTGCTGAAGCGGAGCCGCCAGAAGCCGGACCATCCGGGCCGCCGGACCTTGAAAGAGGCCCAACAGTTGGGCCCGGGCCGACTCCTTCGACGGCAGGTTGATGAGTAAGTCCAGTTGCTTGTCCGTAAAGAGCTGGCCCTCGACGACGGCCGCCTTAAAGGCCAGGTGCGTATACTCCTTCATGAGGTCCCGGACCAGCTTGGCGAGGGCGACCCCGTCCGTATGATAGGCGACGGCCGTCATCCCCCGGAGGGCGTCGCTCAGCTTCTCAAAGGGCGTCCCCTGGAAGGCGAGCCGGGCGAGACGGTTCTTGACGACCCGATAGTGGGCCTGCAAGGCCTTGATGCGACGCCGGATCTGCAGGTCCTCTCGGGCCGAGACGCCCTGGGGCGCCAGCAAGAGGACCGCCGGATACTGCAGGACTTCCTGTCGAAAGGACTGGACCCACTCTTCCTTCTTCAACCGGTTGGGTCGGACACGCATCGTCAGGACTCCATCCTTCGGCCATTCGGGAATTCGGCAGGTCGGATGGGACGCTTTGAGACCACCGGTCGGTGGTGGACCATGCTTGAAGCCTTCAAGGGGCCCATGGCCCGCTCAAAGCGATCTCGAAAAGCCTCGTGGCCCAATTCCCGAATTCCCGAACTGCCGAACTGCCGACCTGCCGAATTCCCGAACTCCCGAACTCCCAAATTCCCGAAGGGCCCTATACCCGCAGACGGGCCAGCAGGTCGTTCAGGTCCAACTCCAGGGACGGGCTCATCGTCGTGCTCACGTAAGCCCGCCGGAGGTACT contains:
- the rplL gene encoding 50S ribosomal protein L7/L12, with amino-acid sequence MRVRPNRLKKEEWVQSFRQEVLQYPAVLLLAPQGVSAREDLQIRRRIKALQAHYRVVKNRLARLAFQGTPFEKLSDALRGMTAVAYHTDGVALAKLVRDLMKEYTHLAFKAAVVEGQLFTDKQLDLLINLPSKESARAQLLGLFQGPAARMVRLLAAPLQQFLAVLHQAQAQRAQEPAQEGGGPMAELTKEQVIEYLSSLTVTQLVELVKDLEQRWGVQAAAAVPMAVPVAAGAPAAAAEEEKVVTYSVVIKDAGQQKVQLIKVLREIFPELGLKEAKALVDAAPKTIKEGLTREEAEDLKKKLEQAGATVEITSK